The Prochlorococcus sp. MIT 1300 genome has a window encoding:
- a CDS encoding YqeG family HAD IIIA-type phosphatase, which translates to MHKHWLEPNWEPGLSIAELPINHFLELGIKGLVLDVDKTLLPGRDLDLPHSVKTWVIQAKEQLHLHLCSNNPSSKRIGSVAKELGIAYTCKAAKPRKRALLKVLNDLKIDPKKIAIIGDRIFTDILAGNRLGLYTVLVRPISHDGSSTRKYRVQKFEQKLAKFLGAYSK; encoded by the coding sequence ATGCACAAACACTGGCTCGAACCAAACTGGGAACCTGGTTTAAGCATTGCGGAACTACCCATTAATCACTTCCTTGAATTAGGAATAAAAGGACTTGTTCTAGATGTCGACAAAACACTATTACCAGGAAGAGATCTTGATTTACCTCACTCAGTTAAAACTTGGGTAATTCAAGCAAAAGAACAACTACACCTTCATCTTTGCAGCAACAACCCTTCAAGCAAAAGGATTGGATCTGTAGCCAAGGAGCTTGGAATTGCCTATACCTGTAAAGCTGCAAAACCGCGAAAGCGTGCTTTATTAAAAGTACTAAATGACCTGAAGATTGATCCCAAAAAGATTGCAATTATAGGGGATAGAATATTTACTGATATACTAGCTGGTAATCGTCTCGGTCTATATACAGTACTTGTAAGACCTATAAGTCATGATGGATCTTCGACTAGAAAATATAGAGTTCAAAAGTTCGAGCAAAAACTTGCAAAGTTTCTTGGAGCTTACTCTAAATGA
- a CDS encoding DUF3727 domain-containing protein produces MSSQDLSNNGEVPTVQVRDSKGSGLLCFLEQLIPLDNIEYGLLTPVDTPVSLFKIKEDADPELVETVASTEPILSVADVVLQEHDLTLVRSAVTLTVTGELDEPDPEELEEDDFDDDSETYELLVTFRVEDDEYGLYIPLDPFFIVARIENGQAILVEGEEFDKIQQKIEMELDERESAD; encoded by the coding sequence ATGTCTTCACAAGATCTTAGTAACAACGGAGAGGTCCCTACTGTTCAGGTTAGGGATAGCAAAGGTAGTGGTTTGCTTTGCTTCTTAGAGCAATTAATTCCACTAGATAACATTGAGTATGGCCTTCTTACACCAGTTGATACTCCTGTTTCACTATTTAAGATCAAAGAAGACGCTGACCCAGAACTCGTCGAAACTGTTGCAAGCACAGAACCTATTCTGTCTGTAGCGGACGTTGTTCTTCAAGAGCATGATCTAACACTGGTCCGTTCGGCAGTAACGCTCACTGTTACTGGTGAACTTGATGAACCGGATCCAGAGGAACTTGAAGAAGATGATTTTGATGATGATTCAGAAACCTATGAACTACTTGTGACATTTAGAGTCGAAGACGACGAATATGGTCTTTACATACCCTTAGATCCATTTTTCATAGTTGCACGGATAGAAAATGGACAGGCAATCCTCGTAGAAGGTGAAGAGTTCGACAAGATCCAACAAAAAATAGAAATGGAACTAGATGAAAGGGAGTCTGCTGACTAA